From Desulfuromonas sp.:
GAGAGAGAGTCTTTGCTTTCCCCAAGTCAGCAGATTTCATCTCTAGGGTCCTGGATATAGCTTGCGATAACAATTCACTTATCCTCGATTCCTTCGCAGGCTCCGGCACCACTGCCCAAGCCGTCCTCAACCTCAACAATCAGGACGGTGGCAATCGCAAGTTCATCCTGATCGAAATGATGGACTATGCCGAAACCATCACCGCAGAAAGGGTGCTGCGGGTCATGGACGGCTACGGTGAGGAGGGCAAGCGTGTTGATGGCACCGGCGGCGGCTTCGACTACTACACCCTTGGCGAGCGGGTCTTTGACGATGAAGGGAATCTAAACGAGGCGATCGGCACTGAAAAAATCCGTCAGTACGTCGCTTGGACGGAAAAACTCCCTGCCATCGAAGCCGACGAGCATCCCTACTGGCTCGGCGAGCGCGACCGGACCGGGTTCTATTTCTACTACGATCCAGAGCGCCTGACCGTGCTCAGCCTCGATTTCCTGGCGACGCTGCAACGCAAAAACGAAGGCTACCTCATCTACGCCGACTCCTGCGTCCTCGATGCCGGGTTCATGCGCAAACACAACATCCGCTTCAAGAAAATCCCTCGGGATATATCCCGTTTTTAGGAGACCGGCATGGAATTACTCTCGTACCAACAGAACGTACTGGACGACCTGGCCGGGTTTCTCTCCTCCGTTGAGAGTTGCGGCAACCTACAGCAGGCTTTTGAACGCTTCTGGACCGACAAAGGCGTGGTCCGGCCCGAAAAGTACCGGAACATCATCCCGCAAGTTCCTCATATCTGTCTCAAAGTGCCGACCGGTGGCGGCAAGACCTTCATTGCAACCAACGCCATTCGCACGGTCTTCGACTGCCTTGAAATCTACCTGCGCAATGAACCCAAAGCGGTCGTCTGGCTGGTCCCTTCCAACGCCATTCTTGAACAGACCTACAACAATCTCAACAACCCCCAACACCCCTATCGCCAGAAGCTCAACACCCTGTTCAACGGCCGGGTTGGGGTGTACGGCAAGGAAGATCTGTTGCAGGGGGCGAACTTCAACGTCAGCAGCGTTCGTGAGCAGCTCAACGTGTTCGTTCTCAGCTATGCCTCGTTCCGGTCCAGCAACAAGGAGGGGCGCAAAGCGTATCAGGAAAACAGCAACCTGGATGGGTTCGTCCGCGCCATCAGTGCCGAGGACGTTCTGCCCGAGACGGACGAATCGGCGCTGATCAATGTGATCCGCAGTATGAGGCCGGTGTGCATTGTGGACGAGAGCCACAATGCCGGGTCCAACCTCAGCAAAGAGATGCTGACCAACTTCAACCCCAGCTTCATCCTTGACCTGACGGCCACGCCGCGCAAAGAGAGCAACATCATCAGCTATGTTGACGCCGCGCAGCTCAATGACAACAACATGGTCAAGCTGCCGGTGATCGCCTACAACCACCACAGTCAGAAGGAGGTCATCAACAGCGCCATTAAGCTGAGAAACCGGCTGGAGGCGCAGGCCGTCGAAGAAGAGAAGCAGGGGGGCGACTACATCCGTCCCATCGTTCTTTTCCAGGCTGAGCCTGAAACCCGCGAGGACAGCACGACCTTCACCCTTATTCGCGAGCGACTGGTCAAACTCGGCATCCCTGAAGAGCAGATTGCCATCAAGACGGCAACGATCAACGAACTGAAAAATGTGCCATTGCTCTCCAGGACCTGTCCCATCCGCTACATCATCACCATCAACGCTCTCAAGGAGGGCTGGGACTGCCCCTTCGCCTACGTTCTGGCCACCATTGCCAACCGGCATTCGTCGGTGGACGTGGAGCAGATTGTCGGCCGGGTTTTGCGCCAGCCCTACGCCCGAAAGCACCAACGAAACCTACTGAACAACGCTTTCGTCTTAGCATCATCAGCGCATTTCATCAGCACGCTGGACAAGATTGTCGAGGGTCTGAACTTGGCCGGATTCAGTCGTAAGGATCTGCGAGCCAAGGATGCTGAGGAGTTGCCTGCTGACTTGAAGGGAGCGGAAGACACCAAACCTTCCCAGCGTGACCTTTTCGTGCCGCAGGGAGATACGGTTGTGGATTCTGAAGCTGGTGATCAGGAACAGTCCCTGCCGGTTGGTGAAGAGGTTAGTCCGATTGAAAGTGATTGGAATTCGGAGGCGGTCGATGATGTTCTTCAGGAGATTGAAGAAATCACCAACGAGGCCAATCAAGAGTACGAAGAGCGCACGAAGGACGCTGGCGGCTTTGAATTTCCTGACGAAGTGAGGGGGCGTATGGACGAGTATCCGATGGAGCCTGTCTTTGCGAATGAGGCCAAAAATCTTTGCCTTCCTGAGTTTTATACCCAGCCGCTCGGACTCTATCTGTTCGAGGACGAGGTGAGGGTCAACAAAGAGCTTTTCCTTGAAGAATTCCGTCTCAGTCAGTGCGACAGCCAGATTGACTTTGCCACAATGGATGGCGACGCCTACCGCATCGACATCGAGAAGGTTGCCGAAGACGATTACAAGCCGGGTTTTTGGAAGCTGAAGTCAGGAGTGCGCGAGCAACTGGCGGAGTACATCCTCAGCCGTCCGAAAGAATCGCAGATCGAGCAGTTGACCGGCAGAATGTGCCAACTGATCGGCAACATGTACCCGATTGCCGACCAGGAGATCAAGGTTTACGTCAAGCGCATTTTCTCCGCCATGACGGTTGAACAGCTACGAGATTGCGTTGAACGCGAGTACAGCTACCGGGACAAGATCAAAGGGAAGATCAATGCTCTGGCCACCGAACACGCAGAAAAATGTTTTGGTACGTGGTTAGCTGGAGATCGTCTGACCGTCAAAGAAGCCTACACGCTTCCTATCTGTATTCATCCCGTGGACATAGCCCCCAGTATTCCCAAGAGTCTCTATGCTCGCGAAGGAGGCATGAATTCCCTTGAGGTCAAAGCAATCAACGACATTGCCAACCTCGACAACGTCCTCTTTTGGCACAAGATCATGGAAAAAAAGGGCTTCTGCCTCAACGGATTCATCAATCACTACCCCGATTTTCTGGTGCAGACCAAAAACGGAAAGACCCTGTTGATCGAAACGAAGGGGGATGATCGCGACAATTCCGACTCGGAACGCAAGCTGAAGCTGGGCAAAGCATGGGCAGCCAAGGCAGAGAATCAGTACCGTTATTTCATGGTGTTCGACAAAAACCCCATTGAGGGGGCTTACCGGCTCGACGAGTTTGTTGCCATTATTGCCACCCTTTGACAGGTAGCTGAGGGCGGCGAAATTCTGCCCCACCGGGGAATTCGGGCTCCACGTAAAGCACCCGCTCATTGCCTGACCCGAACGTTGTCGAACAGTTCACCAAATCAGTGGAGTCGATCCTCAAGCGACAGGATCTACACGAAAAGGAAAACCAGCACCTCACCCAACTTCGCGGTTGGCTCCTGCCCATGCTGATGAACGGCCAGGTCAGGGTGAGTTGATTCAAACCAGAAAGAGATAGTTACTGGAGTTATCATGAAAAATGTAATGCTGAGGCTCTTGAAAAAAACGGACCACCTGCCGATGCTGTTTGTCGGGTCAGGCATGTCAATCCGCTATCTCGGTTTGGAAAACTGGATAGGTTTGCTTCGTAAATTTGCCCGGTTGGCGACTGACAATGAGTATGCCTATGAGATGTATGAACAGCAGGCAAAAGGGCTGGAGTGCAAGGAAGGATTGTTGCCGAAGGTGGCGGAACTGATCGAGCGAGACTTCAATGTGCGCTGGTTCAGTGACGAGCAATGCAGGGAAAGCAGGGAGCAATCGGCAGATGAGATCAGCCGCTCGGTCTCTCCGTTAAAGATTGAAATTGCCCGCCACATGCGCGACAAGAGCATGGTGCATGACACCGGGTATGCGACTGAAATTGAATTGTTTAAAAAGTTGGAAATGCGCAGTATCTGCGGAGTGTTGACGACCAATTACGACAGCTTCATCGAGGATCTGTTCCCCAGTTATACGAAATACGTCGGCCAGGAAGAGCTGCTCTTTTCCACCCTGCACGGTGTTTCCGAAATCTACAAAATACATGGCTGCTACACCAAGCCGGAATCCATCGTTATCAACGAAGCTGATTATGCCGATTTCACGGAAAAGAATGCCTATCTGGCTGCAAAAATCCTGACGATTTTTCTCGAACACCCCATCGTGTTCATCGGATATTCCATCAATGATGCCAACATCGAAAACATCCTGAAATCGATCGTCAAATGCCTTTCCGTCGAAAACCTCGACAAGATTAAGGAACGGTTGATGTTTGTCGTGCGGGCAAAAGAGGGCGAGGACGAGGAGGTCTCCACCTACAGCAAATCGTTTGAAGGTGGTAAATCCATTGAAATGACACGCATCCGTTTGAAAAGCTACGAGCCGTTATATCAGGCCCTGCTGGAAAACCAGGCAAAATATAACGCTCCGATGCTGCGGCGACTAAAGCAGGACATCTACGAGCTGGTTCTGACGAACAAGCCGACGGGACGAATGCGGGTCATGAATTTTGAAGACGATAAACTGGAAGATGTAGAAGTGGTTGTCGGTGTGGGGGTGCTGGCTGATTTCGGTCAGAAGGGGTATGCGGGGATTACGGCGGACGAGCTGTACGCCGATGTGGTTCTCGACAACAGGGATTTCGATGCGGAAAGCATCATCTGGAAAGCCTTGCCAACGCTGTTGTCGCATAACAGTAACAGCTTGCCGATATTCAAGTACCTTTCGCAATACTCGGAGGATTTGCCGGAGAGAGCCCAG
This genomic window contains:
- a CDS encoding DEAD/DEAH box helicase family protein, translating into MELLSYQQNVLDDLAGFLSSVESCGNLQQAFERFWTDKGVVRPEKYRNIIPQVPHICLKVPTGGGKTFIATNAIRTVFDCLEIYLRNEPKAVVWLVPSNAILEQTYNNLNNPQHPYRQKLNTLFNGRVGVYGKEDLLQGANFNVSSVREQLNVFVLSYASFRSSNKEGRKAYQENSNLDGFVRAISAEDVLPETDESALINVIRSMRPVCIVDESHNAGSNLSKEMLTNFNPSFILDLTATPRKESNIISYVDAAQLNDNNMVKLPVIAYNHHSQKEVINSAIKLRNRLEAQAVEEEKQGGDYIRPIVLFQAEPETREDSTTFTLIRERLVKLGIPEEQIAIKTATINELKNVPLLSRTCPIRYIITINALKEGWDCPFAYVLATIANRHSSVDVEQIVGRVLRQPYARKHQRNLLNNAFVLASSAHFISTLDKIVEGLNLAGFSRKDLRAKDAEELPADLKGAEDTKPSQRDLFVPQGDTVVDSEAGDQEQSLPVGEEVSPIESDWNSEAVDDVLQEIEEITNEANQEYEERTKDAGGFEFPDEVRGRMDEYPMEPVFANEAKNLCLPEFYTQPLGLYLFEDEVRVNKELFLEEFRLSQCDSQIDFATMDGDAYRIDIEKVAEDDYKPGFWKLKSGVREQLAEYILSRPKESQIEQLTGRMCQLIGNMYPIADQEIKVYVKRIFSAMTVEQLRDCVEREYSYRDKIKGKINALATEHAEKCFGTWLAGDRLTVKEAYTLPICIHPVDIAPSIPKSLYAREGGMNSLEVKAINDIANLDNVLFWHKIMEKKGFCLNGFINHYPDFLVQTKNGKTLLIETKGDDRDNSDSERKLKLGKAWAAKAENQYRYFMVFDKNPIEGAYRLDEFVAIIATL
- a CDS encoding SIR2 family protein, whose product is MKNVMLRLLKKTDHLPMLFVGSGMSIRYLGLENWIGLLRKFARLATDNEYAYEMYEQQAKGLECKEGLLPKVAELIERDFNVRWFSDEQCRESREQSADEISRSVSPLKIEIARHMRDKSMVHDTGYATEIELFKKLEMRSICGVLTTNYDSFIEDLFPSYTKYVGQEELLFSTLHGVSEIYKIHGCYTKPESIVINEADYADFTEKNAYLAAKILTIFLEHPIVFIGYSINDANIENILKSIVKCLSVENLDKIKERLMFVVRAKEGEDEEVSTYSKSFEGGKSIEMTRIRLKSYEPLYQALLENQAKYNAPMLRRLKQDIYELVLTNKPTGRMRVMNFEDDKLEDVEVVVGVGVLADFGQKGYAGITADELYADVVLDNRDFDAESIIWKALPTLLSHNSNSLPIFKYLSQYSEDLPERAQSAAQSKQHFDDLLSSTIKKNRERHYCRQETISSLSSTLPAAKCLQVLPHLKKENIDVDELHAFLVNILTANPSALTTGEPAFKTDLKRAIRIYDWLKYHP